The Streptomyces sp. NBC_01255 genome window below encodes:
- a CDS encoding IS701 family transposase encodes MTDDVTANEWEHELEELFLQVGHRFSRVEPRRRMRDYVRGLLGPVGRKNSWQLAEFAGHSTPDGLQHLLAKSRWEADGIRDDLQGYVAEHLGADDGVLIIDDTGFVKKGVTSAGVQRQYSGTAGRTENCQIGVFAAYATTLGHALVDRELYLPKSWTDDLERCRAAKIPSERGFATKNDLARTMVLRALASPLPVAWVTADAAYGQDSRFRRFLEDVGLSYVMAVPKSQQVHGPRIDHLIGQAPPEAWQQLSCGDGAKGPRIYDWAAARLPAVWEFDGDEPTRQRWMLARRSITKPDELAYFLASAPLQATLTDLVGIAGCRWKIEECFQSAKNECGLDQYEVRRYTGWHRHITLAMLAHAFLAVTAAHAREKGEPSRTLPTSWTSHQPRFAVSWQLPTDILLHRATTR; translated from the coding sequence GTGACTGATGACGTAACCGCCAACGAGTGGGAACACGAACTGGAAGAACTCTTCCTGCAAGTCGGGCACCGCTTCTCACGTGTTGAGCCGCGACGCCGGATGCGGGACTACGTCCGTGGTCTGCTCGGCCCGGTGGGCCGCAAGAACTCCTGGCAACTGGCCGAGTTTGCCGGGCACTCCACGCCGGACGGACTGCAGCACCTCCTGGCGAAAAGCCGGTGGGAAGCCGACGGAATCCGTGATGACCTGCAGGGTTACGTCGCCGAGCACCTCGGCGCCGACGACGGTGTCCTGATCATCGACGACACCGGCTTCGTCAAGAAGGGTGTCACTTCAGCCGGGGTGCAACGGCAGTACTCCGGCACAGCCGGCCGCACCGAGAACTGCCAGATCGGTGTCTTCGCCGCCTACGCCACCACCCTGGGCCATGCCTTGGTCGACCGCGAGCTCTACCTGCCCAAGTCCTGGACCGACGACCTCGAGCGCTGCCGTGCTGCCAAGATCCCCAGCGAGCGTGGCTTCGCGACGAAGAACGACCTGGCCCGCACCATGGTCCTGCGAGCACTCGCCTCCCCGCTGCCCGTCGCCTGGGTCACCGCGGATGCCGCCTACGGGCAGGACTCCCGCTTCCGCCGGTTCCTGGAAGACGTCGGCCTGTCCTATGTCATGGCCGTACCGAAGTCCCAGCAGGTCCACGGCCCCCGCATCGACCATCTCATCGGCCAGGCTCCGCCAGAAGCGTGGCAGCAGCTCTCCTGCGGCGACGGCGCCAAGGGGCCCCGAATCTACGACTGGGCCGCGGCCCGGCTGCCGGCTGTCTGGGAATTCGACGGCGACGAGCCCACCCGCCAGCGATGGATGCTCGCCCGCCGCAGCATCACCAAGCCGGACGAGCTCGCCTACTTCCTCGCCTCGGCACCCCTGCAGGCAACCCTCACCGACCTCGTGGGGATCGCCGGCTGCCGCTGGAAGATCGAGGAGTGCTTCCAGAGCGCGAAGAACGAATGCGGCCTGGACCAGTACGAAGTCCGCCGCTACACCGGCTGGCACCGGCACATCACTCTCGCCATGCTCGCCCACGCGTTCCTGGCCGTCACCGCCGCCCACGCGAGGGAAAAAGGGGAACCGAGCAGAACACTCCCGACCTCGTGGACCTCACACCAGCCGAGATTCGCCGTCTCCTGGCAGCTGCCCACCGACATCCTGCTGCACAGGGCGACCACTCGATGA